A genomic region of Trichothermofontia sichuanensis B231 contains the following coding sequences:
- the cysE gene encoding serine O-acetyltransferase, producing the protein MLNTFLNDFRIVFDRDPAARNWLEVLFCYPGLHALMSHRLAHSLYRLGIPFIPRLISHLSRLLTGIEIHPGAQIGKGVFIDHGMGVVIGETAIVGDYALIYQGVTLGGTGKQSGKRHPTLGENVVVGAGAKVLGNLKIGDNVRIGAGSVVLRDVPSDCTVVGVPGRIVYREGVRVNPLDHNNLPDSEARVIRSLVDRIDQLEEQLQQLQQQLLASGVEVSAAELTEGTLTEEAEFALTAASMNHTKTRCSLRDREIEAFLDGAGI; encoded by the coding sequence GTGCTAAACACTTTTCTAAATGACTTTCGGATTGTCTTCGATCGCGATCCTGCCGCTCGCAACTGGTTAGAGGTTTTATTTTGTTACCCTGGTCTCCACGCCCTCATGAGCCATCGACTGGCCCACAGCTTGTATCGCCTGGGGATTCCCTTCATTCCCCGCCTGATTTCCCACCTATCGCGTCTACTGACTGGTATTGAGATCCATCCGGGTGCCCAAATTGGTAAGGGGGTCTTTATTGACCACGGGATGGGGGTGGTCATTGGGGAAACTGCAATCGTTGGCGATTATGCCCTGATCTACCAGGGGGTTACCTTGGGCGGAACCGGTAAGCAAAGTGGCAAACGCCATCCCACTTTGGGTGAAAACGTTGTGGTGGGGGCAGGGGCCAAGGTCCTGGGTAATCTTAAGATCGGGGACAATGTGCGGATTGGGGCAGGGTCTGTTGTGTTGCGGGATGTGCCGTCCGACTGCACGGTGGTGGGGGTGCCGGGGCGGATTGTTTACCGGGAAGGGGTACGGGTAAATCCCCTCGATCACAACAATTTGCCTGATTCGGAAGCGCGGGTCATTCGTTCGCTGGTCGATCGTATTGATCAACTGGAGGAGCAACTGCAACAGTTGCAGCAACAACTGCTGGCCAGTGGTGTGGAGGTCAGTGCAGCAGAGTTGACGGAGGGAACGCTGACGGAAGAGGCCGAGTTTGCCCTCACTGCGGCTAGCATGAACCACACCAAAACCCGGTGCAGTCTGCGCGATCGCGAGATTGAAGCCTTCCTCGATGGGGCTGGAATTTAG
- a CDS encoding RuBisCO accumulation factor 1, whose translation MQPNPPAPSPIEAESLLRQLRQKQGTWVAWGQACQQLQKAGYTPQQIFEATGFEPVRQNQIIVAAQVYASIVNAPASEAVIAHYAQTGSDRLYELRILTQAERVAAAELILAKHLDADQAHELARIYKEAARSRQRPSEFSEQPGDIMAYHYWKLARQTSDLADRSRLIAQGLSFVATPAARQQLEHLLTDFTVTPRHPQPLLPLYRLEAEEEMPRVVPVVGRLPLHPGDLKAVPLLDEQGAFRLVTFQGEGAWVAIPGWQVVSAAEDPIALLATPEQLPLPPTTAITPQTELLIICDRAQRQWDPHSYFLVAQEDQVEVQWQDTDPQQPILGRVLIVLRPKATILEPVDQDPWHIDE comes from the coding sequence ATGCAACCCAACCCACCCGCACCCTCCCCGATCGAGGCTGAGTCACTCCTGCGGCAGCTCCGCCAAAAGCAAGGAACCTGGGTAGCCTGGGGGCAAGCCTGCCAGCAGCTACAAAAAGCTGGCTATACCCCCCAACAGATCTTTGAAGCCACGGGCTTTGAACCCGTGCGCCAGAACCAGATTATTGTGGCTGCTCAGGTCTATGCCTCGATCGTTAATGCCCCGGCTTCCGAAGCCGTGATTGCCCACTATGCCCAAACCGGCAGCGATCGCCTGTACGAACTGCGGATCTTAACCCAAGCGGAACGGGTAGCTGCGGCTGAACTGATTCTGGCCAAGCACCTAGATGCGGACCAAGCCCATGAGCTAGCCAGGATCTATAAAGAAGCCGCCCGGAGTCGTCAGCGTCCGTCGGAATTCTCGGAGCAGCCGGGGGATATCATGGCCTATCACTATTGGAAACTCGCCCGACAGACCAGTGATCTAGCCGATCGCTCGCGGTTGATTGCCCAGGGTTTAAGCTTTGTCGCTACCCCTGCCGCTCGTCAGCAACTCGAACACCTGCTGACCGACTTTACCGTGACCCCCCGGCACCCCCAACCCCTGCTCCCCCTGTATCGCCTAGAAGCCGAGGAGGAAATGCCACGGGTAGTACCGGTTGTGGGCCGTTTACCCCTTCATCCGGGCGATCTAAAAGCGGTCCCCCTGCTCGATGAACAGGGGGCGTTTCGCCTCGTCACCTTTCAAGGGGAAGGGGCTTGGGTCGCTATCCCCGGCTGGCAAGTTGTGAGCGCAGCTGAGGACCCGATCGCCCTCCTAGCCACCCCTGAGCAATTGCCTCTGCCCCCCACAACCGCGATCACGCCCCAAACCGAGTTGCTAATTATCTGCGATCGCGCCCAGCGTCAATGGGACCCCCATAGCTATTTCCTAGTTGCCCAGGAAGACCAAGTTGAAGTGCAGTGGCAGGATACGGACCCCCAACAGCCGATCCTGGGGCGGGTGTTGATTGTGCTCCGACCTAAGGCAACGATCCTTGAGCCAGTGGATCAAGACCCCTGGCACATTGATGAATAG
- a CDS encoding DUF2996 domain-containing protein, whose product MADETPAAPEQPTAKAAAKKAPKVEDKPFADFIQQDFLPALKAALMKQGLQDLALTFEQRPLPVVGVPCWQVIGTWMGNQRQFNLAFVDGDINGRKQFACADYGTQPSLLESFLIDERRVTLNLLVFGVVQRLNAQKWLLRN is encoded by the coding sequence ATGGCAGACGAAACCCCCGCCGCCCCAGAGCAACCCACGGCCAAAGCAGCGGCGAAAAAAGCCCCCAAAGTAGAGGACAAACCCTTTGCTGACTTTATCCAACAGGACTTCTTGCCCGCATTAAAAGCAGCCCTGATGAAACAAGGGCTTCAGGACTTGGCCTTAACCTTTGAGCAGCGGCCCTTGCCGGTTGTCGGTGTCCCCTGTTGGCAAGTGATCGGCACCTGGATGGGTAACCAACGCCAATTCAACCTAGCCTTCGTCGATGGTGACATTAATGGTCGCAAACAGTTTGCCTGTGCTGACTACGGCACCCAACCCAGTTTGTTAGAGTCTTTTTTGATTGATGAGCGTCGAGTGACCCTCAACCTGTTGGTGTTTGGGGTCGTCCAGCGGCTCAATGCCCAAAAGTGGTTACTTCGGAATTAG
- a CDS encoding M56 family metallopeptidase has protein sequence MHLALIAIALTLAVLWRWGLCLPMGQRSGASSWQTRWLLTISALLLPPLLLLTTALAIVGMGTSGTMFGATVSRGGYALSVGFLLVAVGWLGYLGSKGWRSQQQLRAYASISVPLSCSQTEAKMLPVPQHFAGQIGFWQPQLVVSQGLLADLSPAHLVAVLAHEQAHRHYRDTFWFFWFGWLRSLTAWLPHTERLWQELLLLRELRADRWAAQSVDPLLLAEALLEVVGSPMTPPPSGATAFHDDVEMSRFEERINALLSPAVPDQPSAVYAAIGLGIAFVLLPLLLIPLHH, from the coding sequence ATGCACCTAGCATTAATTGCGATCGCATTAACCCTGGCGGTCTTGTGGCGATGGGGTCTGTGTTTACCTATGGGGCAACGTTCCGGGGCAAGTTCTTGGCAAACCCGGTGGCTGCTGACGATAAGTGCTTTGCTGTTACCACCCCTGTTGCTGTTGACGACGGCCCTCGCGATCGTGGGGATGGGGACGAGCGGCACGATGTTTGGGGCAACGGTAAGCCGGGGAGGGTACGCCCTCAGTGTCGGGTTTCTGCTAGTAGCAGTGGGCTGGTTGGGGTATCTTGGGAGCAAGGGCTGGCGATCGCAGCAACAACTGCGTGCGTATGCCAGCATTTCTGTGCCCCTGAGCTGCTCCCAGACTGAAGCCAAAATGCTGCCGGTCCCGCAGCATTTTGCGGGGCAAATTGGCTTTTGGCAACCCCAATTGGTGGTGAGCCAAGGACTGCTAGCGGACCTCAGTCCCGCTCATCTAGTGGCCGTCCTTGCCCACGAACAGGCGCATCGCCATTACCGGGATACCTTCTGGTTTTTTTGGTTTGGGTGGCTGCGTTCTCTGACGGCTTGGTTACCCCACACTGAGCGTCTATGGCAGGAATTGTTGCTGTTGCGCGAACTGCGGGCCGATCGTTGGGCCGCCCAAAGCGTCGATCCCCTCCTGCTGGCGGAAGCGCTGTTAGAGGTGGTGGGATCGCCCATGACGCCACCACCGAGCGGAGCAACAGCGTTTCACGATGACGTTGAGATGAGCCGTTTCGAGGAGCGCATTAATGCCCTATTATCCCCTGCTGTCCCTGACCAGCCCTCGGCGGTATATGCGGCGATCGGCCTGGGGATTGCCTTCGTGTTGCTACCTCTCCTCCTCATTCCCCTCCATCACTAA
- a CDS encoding BlaI/MecI/CopY family transcriptional regulator, producing MPPLPDPSPKHLSLGPLETEIMDILWDLQVAKVKDIHDRLLSDPDRELAYASVTTVLNRLTQKGWVTCDKSHRAYLWRPRLSREQAQVLQAHNQLQQFLAVGNPDIVAAFADSLDHASLEQLDAIAQRIQAIRQARGG from the coding sequence ATGCCTCCCCTTCCTGATCCTTCGCCTAAGCACCTTTCCCTCGGTCCCCTTGAGACGGAAATCATGGATATTCTCTGGGATCTGCAAGTGGCTAAGGTGAAAGACATTCATGATCGCCTGCTGAGTGATCCCGATCGCGAACTGGCCTATGCGTCGGTGACCACGGTGTTGAATCGCTTGACTCAAAAGGGGTGGGTGACCTGCGATAAAAGTCATCGGGCTTACCTGTGGCGACCTCGTCTGAGTCGGGAGCAAGCCCAGGTTCTGCAAGCTCACAATCAGCTTCAGCAATTCCTGGCGGTGGGAAACCCGGATATTGTGGCCGCCTTTGCCGATAGTCTTGATCACGCCAGTCTGGAGCAGTTGGATGCAATCGCCCAGCGGATTCAAGCTATCCGACAAGCCCGTGGAGGTTAA
- a CDS encoding ATP phosphoribosyltransferase regulatory subunit encodes MIYQPPPGARDLLPLEVAQTRWIEAHLREVFRGWGYQQIITSTFERLDTLMAGGAVQPSTVIQLQTTDEGEIQGLRPELTASIARMAVTRFKTATLPLRLFYQANVFRRVAKTSQQEFRQAGVELLGATGLMADGEILLLLLDCLGHLQLPGGHLLLGEAGLTRSLLSPFPEPLRQRVRQAIAQLDRIGLEALPLSEALRARALSLMDLRGQPESVLQQVSQLELTAEQRDRVSNLKGLVDLLRQGAWTIPKGNTAAATRSGMALILDLSLIQPFDYYTGIIFEVISDTASGQRVLGQGGRYDQLMSLYHPEGESIPGIGFSLNTDTLHQVLLQQSGPLPQQLPSPSWLVVAQTAAAAPAAFAYAQTLRAGAAGLAVEMALAAAGEAAAEIRRYARDRQVDRIAWVDATGAATIETIGTEAGVTSTINSLPT; translated from the coding sequence ATGATTTATCAACCCCCTCCCGGTGCGCGCGATCTACTTCCTCTGGAAGTAGCCCAAACTCGCTGGATTGAAGCCCATCTGCGGGAAGTGTTTCGGGGGTGGGGGTACCAACAGATTATTACCTCGACTTTTGAACGACTAGATACGCTGATGGCCGGGGGGGCGGTGCAGCCATCTACGGTCATTCAGCTTCAGACCACGGATGAGGGTGAAATCCAGGGCCTGCGGCCAGAACTCACGGCTTCGATCGCCCGCATGGCCGTGACTCGCTTCAAAACGGCTACCCTACCCCTGCGCTTGTTTTATCAAGCGAATGTCTTTCGGCGGGTTGCTAAAACCAGTCAGCAGGAGTTTCGGCAGGCAGGGGTTGAGTTACTAGGGGCTACCGGTCTGATGGCCGATGGTGAAATTTTGCTGCTGTTACTCGATTGTTTGGGGCATCTGCAGCTGCCAGGGGGACACCTGCTCTTGGGTGAGGCGGGCTTGACCCGATCGCTGCTTTCCCCTTTCCCCGAACCCTTACGACAACGGGTCCGTCAGGCGATTGCTCAGCTCGATCGCATTGGGTTAGAAGCGCTGCCCCTGTCCGAGGCGTTGCGGGCACGAGCACTATCCCTGATGGACTTGCGGGGGCAGCCGGAGTCAGTCCTACAACAGGTTAGCCAACTGGAGTTAACGGCGGAACAGCGCGATCGCGTCAGTAATCTCAAAGGATTGGTAGACCTGCTACGGCAAGGGGCGTGGACAATCCCGAAGGGAAACACGGCGGCTGCCACCCGTTCGGGGATGGCCCTCATCTTGGACTTAAGCCTAATTCAACCCTTTGACTACTACACGGGCATCATTTTTGAGGTCATCAGTGACACCGCCTCTGGCCAGCGCGTTCTAGGACAGGGGGGTCGCTACGATCAACTCATGAGCCTTTACCATCCAGAAGGGGAATCGATCCCAGGGATTGGCTTTTCCCTGAATACAGACACCCTGCATCAGGTTTTGCTCCAACAATCAGGACCACTTCCCCAACAGCTACCCAGTCCGAGCTGGTTGGTGGTGGCCCAAACCGCCGCTGCCGCCCCTGCCGCCTTTGCCTATGCCCAGACCCTGCGGGCTGGGGCGGCTGGCTTAGCAGTGGAGATGGCGTTGGCAGCGGCGGGGGAAGCCGCCGCAGAGATCCGTCGCTATGCCCGCGATCGCCAGGTGGATAGAATTGCCTGGGTTGATGCCACCGGCGCAGCCACGATCGAGACAATCGGCACCGAGGCAGGGGTGACGAGCACAATTAATTCCCTACCAACATAG
- a CDS encoding lysophospholipid acyltransferase family protein has translation MPRDREPLNNLILYHLLKWSVVSPVFHTYFRGRVYGVEHVPQTGPVVVVSNHASNFDPPLLSCCLRRPVAFMAKEELFRVPVLKQVIRLYGAYPVRRGEGDRAAMRAAIASLEAGWATGIFLQGTRTPDGRITDPKLGAALIAAKVNAPLLPVSLWGTAAIEPPGARWPRSVPVTVRIAPLIPPPPSSARSVLEDLTQQCAETINHLHSLGR, from the coding sequence ATGCCCCGCGATCGCGAACCGCTGAATAACCTGATTCTGTACCACCTCTTGAAGTGGTCTGTGGTCAGTCCAGTTTTTCATACCTATTTTCGGGGTCGGGTTTATGGGGTTGAACACGTTCCCCAGACCGGGCCAGTGGTGGTGGTGAGTAACCATGCCAGTAATTTTGACCCGCCCCTGTTGTCGTGTTGTCTGCGGCGGCCAGTTGCCTTTATGGCTAAGGAAGAACTGTTCCGAGTGCCGGTGCTCAAGCAGGTCATTCGCCTCTACGGAGCCTATCCTGTCAGACGGGGGGAGGGCGATCGGGCGGCAATGCGGGCGGCGATCGCGTCCCTAGAAGCGGGTTGGGCTACGGGTATTTTCCTCCAGGGAACCCGGACCCCGGATGGTCGCATTACTGATCCCAAACTCGGTGCAGCTTTGATTGCTGCCAAGGTGAACGCCCCCCTTCTCCCTGTCAGTCTTTGGGGAACGGCAGCCATTGAACCCCCAGGGGCACGTTGGCCGCGATCGGTCCCCGTTACGGTGCGGATTGCGCCCCTCATCCCTCCTCCCCCCTCTTCGGCGCGATCGGTGCTGGAAGACCTCACCCAGCAGTGTGCCGAGACGATTAATCACCTCCATAGTTTGGGCCGCTAA
- the dnaB gene encoding replicative DNA helicase codes for MVQQPNFQAPMNDRLPPQNVEAEEAILGGILLDPEALGRVRDYLRPEAFYISAHQELYRAALALHAQGKPTDLMSLTAWLQDRGVLEKIGGPSRLAQLVDRTVSAVNIDQYAALVMEKYQRRRLIQAGAEIMQLGYEAELEMPKVLDLAEQKIFGVTQERPQTGLVPTAEILTSTFSEIESRSLGMALSGIPCNFYDLDAMTQGFQRSDLIIVAGRPSMGKCLSHDAEILLGDGQLVTIADLYQQHVALGETAPPAILLTLANDWRFRLTQPTAFVDDGLKPVFKVTTRSGRSLETTLTHPFLTGQGWCPLAELTVGTKIAVPRRLPVFGTQQLPEYQVIELAHSVVDQAAHEKTIPASIFTLERSQLSLFLNRLFAIDGWITTHKRGQVQVGFASVSEKLARQVQHLLLRFGILASLKHCLITYPDHQRTAWQLDITDDNSLQTFMDNIGILGQEAAIATARAALAQRRIQTDPDLSPIAVWESLKAVKGQASWQPIAQQAGLQETNHLHVGKRVPTREHGFTVATALEQPELQTLATSEVYWDEIVEIIPQGLKQVYDLTIPETHNFVANDICVHNTSFVLNIARNIALLHKLAVAIFSLEMSKEQLVYRLLSSEVGIDSGRLRAGRVAQNEWEQLGRGISLLSQLPIFIDDTPGLSVTEMRSQARRLQAEQGQQLGLILIDYLQLMENSGSDNRVQELSKITRSLKNLARELNVPVIALSQLSRGVESRTNKRPMMSDLRESGAIEQDSDLIIMLYRDEYYNPDTPDRGIAEIIITKHRNGPTGVVKMLFEPQFTRFKNMATPNR; via the coding sequence ATGGTTCAGCAACCCAACTTTCAGGCTCCGATGAACGATCGCCTACCGCCGCAGAATGTGGAGGCCGAAGAGGCAATCTTGGGGGGGATTTTGCTGGACCCGGAGGCCCTGGGGCGGGTTCGGGATTACCTGCGACCGGAAGCCTTTTATATTAGTGCCCACCAGGAACTCTATCGGGCGGCCCTGGCCCTGCACGCTCAGGGAAAACCGACGGATCTGATGAGTCTGACGGCCTGGTTACAGGATCGGGGAGTGCTGGAGAAAATTGGCGGCCCCAGTCGTTTAGCCCAGTTGGTCGATCGCACGGTGAGCGCGGTCAACATTGACCAGTATGCCGCTCTAGTGATGGAGAAATATCAGCGGCGTAGGCTGATCCAGGCGGGAGCCGAGATTATGCAGTTGGGCTATGAAGCGGAACTGGAGATGCCCAAGGTGTTGGATCTAGCGGAGCAGAAAATCTTCGGCGTCACGCAGGAGCGACCCCAGACGGGGTTGGTGCCAACGGCGGAGATTCTGACCAGTACCTTCTCGGAAATTGAAAGCCGATCGTTGGGGATGGCGTTATCGGGTATTCCCTGCAATTTCTACGATCTGGATGCGATGACCCAGGGGTTTCAGCGATCGGATTTGATTATTGTGGCGGGGCGGCCCTCGATGGGGAAATGTTTAAGTCACGATGCGGAGATTCTCTTGGGGGATGGCCAACTGGTCACGATCGCCGATCTTTATCAGCAGCACGTTGCCTTGGGGGAAACGGCACCACCTGCGATACTGTTGACCCTGGCAAACGACTGGCGGTTTCGGCTCACCCAACCCACTGCTTTTGTGGATGATGGTCTCAAGCCGGTGTTTAAGGTGACTACGCGCTCGGGGCGATCGCTAGAAACAACCTTGACGCACCCTTTCCTCACTGGCCAGGGTTGGTGTCCTTTAGCAGAACTGACAGTTGGTACAAAAATTGCGGTGCCGCGTCGGTTACCGGTGTTTGGTACCCAGCAGTTACCGGAATACCAAGTCATTGAGCTTGCCCACAGTGTGGTGGATCAAGCCGCCCATGAGAAAACCATCCCTGCCAGTATTTTTACATTAGAACGATCGCAGCTTTCTCTGTTCTTAAATCGTTTATTTGCAATTGATGGCTGGATAACTACTCACAAAAGGGGTCAAGTCCAGGTTGGCTTTGCCAGTGTCAGTGAAAAACTGGCCCGTCAAGTGCAACACTTACTGCTGCGTTTTGGCATTCTTGCGTCCCTCAAACATTGTTTGATTACCTATCCAGATCACCAGCGAACAGCTTGGCAACTGGATATTACCGATGACAATTCTCTGCAAACCTTTATGGACAATATCGGGATTCTGGGGCAAGAAGCTGCGATCGCAACTGCTAGGGCTGCTTTGGCCCAACGCCGCATCCAAACGGATCCTGATTTAAGTCCGATCGCAGTTTGGGAATCCCTTAAGGCTGTTAAAGGACAAGCATCCTGGCAACCAATTGCTCAGCAGGCAGGTTTACAAGAGACGAATCATCTTCACGTCGGGAAACGAGTACCCACACGGGAACACGGGTTCACTGTGGCAACGGCTCTCGAACAACCTGAGTTACAAACCCTAGCTACCAGTGAGGTCTATTGGGATGAGATTGTCGAGATTATTCCCCAAGGGCTTAAGCAAGTTTACGACCTGACTATCCCGGAAACCCATAACTTTGTGGCCAATGACATCTGTGTTCATAACACCAGCTTTGTTTTAAACATTGCGCGAAATATCGCTCTCCTGCATAAGCTAGCCGTTGCTATTTTTAGCCTGGAAATGTCGAAGGAACAACTGGTCTATCGGTTGCTCTCGAGTGAAGTGGGGATTGATAGTGGTCGGCTGCGAGCGGGGCGGGTGGCGCAGAATGAGTGGGAACAATTGGGGCGCGGGATTAGCTTGTTGTCCCAGTTACCCATTTTTATCGATGATACACCAGGATTATCGGTGACGGAAATGCGATCGCAGGCCCGTCGTCTCCAGGCAGAACAGGGTCAGCAATTAGGTTTGATTCTGATTGATTATTTGCAATTGATGGAAAACAGCGGCAGTGATAACCGCGTTCAAGAACTGTCAAAAATTACTCGCAGTTTGAAAAACCTTGCCCGTGAACTCAATGTGCCGGTGATTGCCCTTTCCCAACTTAGCCGGGGCGTCGAATCCCGCACGAATAAGCGCCCGATGATGTCTGATTTACGGGAAAGTGGCGCGATCGAACAAGACAGCGACTTGATTATCATGTTGTATCGGGATGAATACTATAATCCTGATACGCCCGATCGGGGTATCGCTGAGATTATCATTACTAAACACCGTAACGGCCCTACGGGCGTTGTTAAAATGCTGTTTGAACCCCAATTTACGCGCTTTAAGAATATGGCTACTCCCAATCGTTAA
- a CDS encoding J domain-containing protein translates to MPIKIEQGLFQADFTDHHAVLGIPIDAEAKEIRKRWLQISRRLHPDSLTGEDDAHKQAATEILSKLVNPAYELLKDDRERAEYLLLLKLKGKQAIQQQAMNRLVSQEAKTLLQAKDPAKTYHETVRQLAAHQYDTLDGIMAVTGQISELNLAYLMRTESQDGIKLSRPAATTATTAATTATATTTVRHAKPGSGASATTQAPPPVQPKVPIIDQYYRRAEEFLAKKSYAEAIKELRDALKLEPTNARCHTLLGTVYLAQKQNTMAKIHFQQALKHNPQDSKAREGLRQLGQTVAATGNQGGKTAQQSSAKSDKPAGGGLFGRWFGGKK, encoded by the coding sequence ATGCCCATTAAGATCGAGCAGGGACTATTTCAAGCAGACTTTACAGATCACCATGCGGTACTCGGAATCCCGATCGATGCCGAAGCCAAAGAGATTCGCAAACGGTGGTTACAGATCTCGCGTCGCCTTCATCCTGACAGTCTAACTGGAGAGGATGACGCCCATAAGCAAGCAGCTACCGAAATCTTGTCAAAGCTCGTCAACCCCGCCTACGAACTCCTGAAGGACGATCGCGAGCGCGCCGAGTATCTGCTATTGCTGAAGCTCAAGGGTAAACAAGCCATCCAACAACAAGCAATGAATCGGTTAGTGAGCCAGGAGGCAAAAACCCTGCTTCAGGCCAAGGACCCAGCCAAAACCTATCACGAAACCGTGCGGCAATTGGCGGCACACCAGTACGACACGCTTGATGGCATTATGGCTGTAACCGGCCAAATCAGTGAACTCAACCTTGCGTATCTGATGCGGACGGAGTCTCAAGATGGGATTAAGCTCAGCAGGCCAGCAGCAACAACTGCGACGACGGCGGCGACGACGGCGACTGCTACGACAACGGTGCGCCATGCGAAACCGGGTAGTGGGGCGTCTGCAACCACCCAGGCTCCTCCCCCCGTTCAGCCGAAAGTTCCAATCATTGATCAATACTACCGACGAGCCGAGGAGTTTCTCGCCAAGAAGAGTTATGCCGAAGCGATTAAGGAGTTGCGAGATGCTCTGAAGCTAGAGCCGACCAACGCCCGTTGTCATACGCTCCTGGGAACGGTCTACTTAGCCCAGAAGCAAAATACGATGGCTAAAATTCACTTTCAACAAGCCTTGAAGCATAATCCCCAGGACAGCAAAGCCCGAGAAGGGTTACGCCAATTGGGTCAGACGGTGGCGGCAACGGGCAACCAGGGGGGTAAGACGGCCCAGCAGTCGTCTGCTAAATCCGATAAGCCAGCGGGAGGAGGCTTGTTTGGGCGATGGTTTGGGGGTAAAAAATAG